DNA from Dehalobacter sp.:
GAAGATTATGAGGAACTGGACCTGACGCCGGCCGAAATCTATGAATACCTGATGAGACTTCATGCAGCCGGTATTATCAAGGGCAGCGAAGGCAACCTGAATGTAAACAGCGGCATTAAGAGGGCTGAAATGGCGGTCCTGACCGGGCAGATTGACGATTATATAAAGAATCATGATGATGATGACGATGACTCGGACTCCGACGCTGAAGACGTTGAGAGCAATCTTGAAGACGGCGCCTATACCGTGGGAGACATAGATTTCAGCTTAAAGCTTACTTATGATGAAGACGACAAAACTGTTACCGCTAATCTTTATGCGGATGATGAAGACGCGGCCGATGATTGGGATGATTTAAGCAACAGTGATATTGAAGACGATGTAAAAGATATTTGCGAT
Protein-coding regions in this window:
- a CDS encoding S-layer homology domain-containing protein, coding for EDYEELDLTPAEIYEYLMRLHAAGIIKGSEGNLNVNSGIKRAEMAVLTGQIDDYIKNHDDDDDDSDSDAEDVESNLEDGAYTVGDIDFSLKLTYDEDDKTVTANLYADDEDAADDWDDLSNSDIEDDVKDICDEIADAFEDDADITLDTIEITFYDEDDDMLDSFDYDVSSGDLD